One window from the genome of Salvelinus namaycush isolate Seneca chromosome 19, SaNama_1.0, whole genome shotgun sequence encodes:
- the LOC120064220 gene encoding UBX domain-containing protein 4-like isoform X2, with the protein MLWFEGSIPAAIISAKEQSSIFVVVITGDDEVSAQMMFSWEDDRVAEVSHNCCVAIKVDAKSFFIGENGIPLEVVAGSVSAEELMKRIDKVKQMHAQQIAGEGAEAGTPVEACPPAVVASEPAPAQPPSPPLELQPSHAPPAAPSTSKESLSRPAEEGGASASVVVTPGKDRSALSDDASTSSQPDGGLDAKVERLTKNLEERRDQKKKDEEGEIKKEMERRKMGKEMLDFKRKNEDEKTKRIMDERSREKAEEKAARERVKAQIALDRADRAARYANNQEEVEAARLAALQARQAEAEAKKEIAHRERSAIARIQFRLPDGSFFTRQFSSEARLNEARQFAVNEVGNRYGNFSLATMFPRREFTADDLGKTLLELELTPGASIVLLPQTGRPNNTVVQSSSGGGIWAVLGTILYPLLAVWRFLSGFLFTSPPTPGAAGPRGPAQQPNTNSGSGSSSSAEPKRETLRKRTLEKQPVDFKRDGKIHRLRNHQDSEDENNTWNGNSTQQM; encoded by the exons ATGCTTTGGTTTGAAGGCTCTATTCCAGCAGCCATCATCTCCGCCAAAGAACAGAGCTCCATCTTCGTCGTCGTAATAACAG GCGACGATGAGGTGTCAGCACAAATGATGTTCAGTTGGGAGGACGACAGAGTGGCCGAGGTCTCCCATAACTGCTGTGTCGCAATCAAGGTGGATGCCAAGAG TTTCTTTATCGGAGAGAATGGAATCCCCCTGGAAGTTGTTGCCGGGAGTGTCTCTGCAGAGGAACTCATGAAAAGAATCGACAAAGTCAAACAG ATGCACGCCCAGCAGATAGCAGGCGAGGGAGCGGAAGCAGGGACTCCCGTGGAGGCTTGCCCACCAGCCGTGGTAGCCTCAGAGCCAGCCCCAGCACAGCCCCCCTCACCCCCACTGGAGCTCCAGCCCAGCCACGCACCACCTGCAGCGCCATCCACATCtaaag AATCCCTGTCCAGGCCAGCAGAGGAAGGCGGAGCATCAGCCTCAGTGGTCGTCACCCCCGGGAAAGACAGGAGCGCATTGTCAGACGACGCATCAACCAGCTCTCAGCCTGACGGGGGCCTTGATGCTAAGGTGGAGAG GTTAACAAAGAACCTGGAGGAGAGACGGGATCAGAAAAAGAAAGATGAGGAG GGCGAAAtaaagaaggagatggagagaaggaagatGGGGAAGGAGATGCTGGACTTCAAGAGGAAGAACGAGGATGAGAAGACCAAGCGCATTATGgatgagaggagcagagagaaggCAGAGGAGAAGGCTGCCAGGGAGCGTGTCAAAGCACAGATCGCCCTG GACCGTGCTGACAGAGCTGCCCGCTATGCCAATAACCAGGAGGAGGTGGAGGCAGCCCGGCTGGCAGCACTGCAGGCCAGACAAGCAGAGGCGGAGGCCAAGAAGGAGATCGCACACAGGGAGAGGAG CGCCATAGCAAGAATACAGTTCCGTCTCCCAGATGGTTCTTTCTTCACCAGGCAGTTCTCCTCAGAGGCCAGACTGAATGAGGCTCGGCAGTTTGCTGTCAAT GAAGTGGGAAATCGGTATGGCAACTTCTCCCTGGCGACTATGTTCCCTCGCAGGGAGTTTACGGCTGACGACCTGGGTAAGACTCTACTGGAGTTGGAGCTGACTCCCGGTGCCTCCATAGTCCTGCTGCCT CAAACGGGACGGCCCAATAACACGGTGGTGCAGTCGTCCTCTGGAGGGGGTATCTGGGCTGTGTTGGGTACCATCCTCTACCCCCTGCTGGCTGTGTGGAGGTTCCTGAGCGGCTTCCTCTTCACCAGCCCCCCCACCCCCGGAGCAGCAGGCCCCAGAGGCCCAGCCCAGCAGCCCAACACTAACTCAGGCTCTGGTTCCTCCTCATCTGCTGAACCGAAGAG AGAAACTCTTCGCAAACGCACACTGGAGAAGCAACCAGTAGACTTCAAACGAGACGGCAAAATCCACAGGCTACGGAATCACCAGGACAGTGAGGATGAAAATAACACTTGGAACGGAAACTCTACCCAGCAGATGTAG
- the LOC120064220 gene encoding UBX domain-containing protein 4-like isoform X3, whose product MPRDPVVCIPSSFFIGENGIPLEVVAGSVSAEELMKRIDKVKQMHAQQIAGEGAEAGTPVEACPPAVVASEPAPAQPPSPPLELQPSHAPPAAPSTSKESLSRPAEEGGASASVVVTPGKDRSALSDDASTSSQPDGGLDAKVERLTKNLEERRDQKKKDEEGEIKKEMERRKMGKEMLDFKRKNEDEKTKRIMDERSREKAEEKAARERVKAQIALDRADRAARYANNQEEVEAARLAALQARQAEAEAKKEIAHRERSAIARIQFRLPDGSFFTRQFSSEARLNEARQFAVNEVGNRYGNFSLATMFPRREFTADDLGKTLLELELTPGASIVLLPQTGRPNNTVVQSSSGGGIWAVLGTILYPLLAVWRFLSGFLFTSPPTPGAAGPRGPAQQPNTNSGSGSSSSAEPKRETLRKRTLEKQPVDFKRDGKIHRLRNHQDSEDENNTWNGNSTQQM is encoded by the exons ATGCCAAGAG ACCCGGTGGTGTGCATCCCATCCAGTTTCTTTATCGGAGAGAATGGAATCCCCCTGGAAGTTGTTGCCGGGAGTGTCTCTGCAGAGGAACTCATGAAAAGAATCGACAAAGTCAAACAG ATGCACGCCCAGCAGATAGCAGGCGAGGGAGCGGAAGCAGGGACTCCCGTGGAGGCTTGCCCACCAGCCGTGGTAGCCTCAGAGCCAGCCCCAGCACAGCCCCCCTCACCCCCACTGGAGCTCCAGCCCAGCCACGCACCACCTGCAGCGCCATCCACATCtaaag AATCCCTGTCCAGGCCAGCAGAGGAAGGCGGAGCATCAGCCTCAGTGGTCGTCACCCCCGGGAAAGACAGGAGCGCATTGTCAGACGACGCATCAACCAGCTCTCAGCCTGACGGGGGCCTTGATGCTAAGGTGGAGAG GTTAACAAAGAACCTGGAGGAGAGACGGGATCAGAAAAAGAAAGATGAGGAG GGCGAAAtaaagaaggagatggagagaaggaagatGGGGAAGGAGATGCTGGACTTCAAGAGGAAGAACGAGGATGAGAAGACCAAGCGCATTATGgatgagaggagcagagagaaggCAGAGGAGAAGGCTGCCAGGGAGCGTGTCAAAGCACAGATCGCCCTG GACCGTGCTGACAGAGCTGCCCGCTATGCCAATAACCAGGAGGAGGTGGAGGCAGCCCGGCTGGCAGCACTGCAGGCCAGACAAGCAGAGGCGGAGGCCAAGAAGGAGATCGCACACAGGGAGAGGAG CGCCATAGCAAGAATACAGTTCCGTCTCCCAGATGGTTCTTTCTTCACCAGGCAGTTCTCCTCAGAGGCCAGACTGAATGAGGCTCGGCAGTTTGCTGTCAAT GAAGTGGGAAATCGGTATGGCAACTTCTCCCTGGCGACTATGTTCCCTCGCAGGGAGTTTACGGCTGACGACCTGGGTAAGACTCTACTGGAGTTGGAGCTGACTCCCGGTGCCTCCATAGTCCTGCTGCCT CAAACGGGACGGCCCAATAACACGGTGGTGCAGTCGTCCTCTGGAGGGGGTATCTGGGCTGTGTTGGGTACCATCCTCTACCCCCTGCTGGCTGTGTGGAGGTTCCTGAGCGGCTTCCTCTTCACCAGCCCCCCCACCCCCGGAGCAGCAGGCCCCAGAGGCCCAGCCCAGCAGCCCAACACTAACTCAGGCTCTGGTTCCTCCTCATCTGCTGAACCGAAGAG AGAAACTCTTCGCAAACGCACACTGGAGAAGCAACCAGTAGACTTCAAACGAGACGGCAAAATCCACAGGCTACGGAATCACCAGGACAGTGAGGATGAAAATAACACTTGGAACGGAAACTCTACCCAGCAGATGTAG
- the LOC120064220 gene encoding UBX domain-containing protein 4-like isoform X1, which yields MLWFEGSIPAAIISAKEQSSIFVVVITGDDEVSAQMMFSWEDDRVAEVSHNCCVAIKVDAKSETCSQFSQIYPVVCIPSSFFIGENGIPLEVVAGSVSAEELMKRIDKVKQMHAQQIAGEGAEAGTPVEACPPAVVASEPAPAQPPSPPLELQPSHAPPAAPSTSKESLSRPAEEGGASASVVVTPGKDRSALSDDASTSSQPDGGLDAKVERLTKNLEERRDQKKKDEEGEIKKEMERRKMGKEMLDFKRKNEDEKTKRIMDERSREKAEEKAARERVKAQIALDRADRAARYANNQEEVEAARLAALQARQAEAEAKKEIAHRERSAIARIQFRLPDGSFFTRQFSSEARLNEARQFAVNEVGNRYGNFSLATMFPRREFTADDLGKTLLELELTPGASIVLLPQTGRPNNTVVQSSSGGGIWAVLGTILYPLLAVWRFLSGFLFTSPPTPGAAGPRGPAQQPNTNSGSGSSSSAEPKRETLRKRTLEKQPVDFKRDGKIHRLRNHQDSEDENNTWNGNSTQQM from the exons ATGCTTTGGTTTGAAGGCTCTATTCCAGCAGCCATCATCTCCGCCAAAGAACAGAGCTCCATCTTCGTCGTCGTAATAACAG GCGACGATGAGGTGTCAGCACAAATGATGTTCAGTTGGGAGGACGACAGAGTGGCCGAGGTCTCCCATAACTGCTGTGTCGCAATCAAGGTGGATGCCAAGAG CGAGACATGCTCTCAGTTCTCTCAAATCT ACCCGGTGGTGTGCATCCCATCCAGTTTCTTTATCGGAGAGAATGGAATCCCCCTGGAAGTTGTTGCCGGGAGTGTCTCTGCAGAGGAACTCATGAAAAGAATCGACAAAGTCAAACAG ATGCACGCCCAGCAGATAGCAGGCGAGGGAGCGGAAGCAGGGACTCCCGTGGAGGCTTGCCCACCAGCCGTGGTAGCCTCAGAGCCAGCCCCAGCACAGCCCCCCTCACCCCCACTGGAGCTCCAGCCCAGCCACGCACCACCTGCAGCGCCATCCACATCtaaag AATCCCTGTCCAGGCCAGCAGAGGAAGGCGGAGCATCAGCCTCAGTGGTCGTCACCCCCGGGAAAGACAGGAGCGCATTGTCAGACGACGCATCAACCAGCTCTCAGCCTGACGGGGGCCTTGATGCTAAGGTGGAGAG GTTAACAAAGAACCTGGAGGAGAGACGGGATCAGAAAAAGAAAGATGAGGAG GGCGAAAtaaagaaggagatggagagaaggaagatGGGGAAGGAGATGCTGGACTTCAAGAGGAAGAACGAGGATGAGAAGACCAAGCGCATTATGgatgagaggagcagagagaaggCAGAGGAGAAGGCTGCCAGGGAGCGTGTCAAAGCACAGATCGCCCTG GACCGTGCTGACAGAGCTGCCCGCTATGCCAATAACCAGGAGGAGGTGGAGGCAGCCCGGCTGGCAGCACTGCAGGCCAGACAAGCAGAGGCGGAGGCCAAGAAGGAGATCGCACACAGGGAGAGGAG CGCCATAGCAAGAATACAGTTCCGTCTCCCAGATGGTTCTTTCTTCACCAGGCAGTTCTCCTCAGAGGCCAGACTGAATGAGGCTCGGCAGTTTGCTGTCAAT GAAGTGGGAAATCGGTATGGCAACTTCTCCCTGGCGACTATGTTCCCTCGCAGGGAGTTTACGGCTGACGACCTGGGTAAGACTCTACTGGAGTTGGAGCTGACTCCCGGTGCCTCCATAGTCCTGCTGCCT CAAACGGGACGGCCCAATAACACGGTGGTGCAGTCGTCCTCTGGAGGGGGTATCTGGGCTGTGTTGGGTACCATCCTCTACCCCCTGCTGGCTGTGTGGAGGTTCCTGAGCGGCTTCCTCTTCACCAGCCCCCCCACCCCCGGAGCAGCAGGCCCCAGAGGCCCAGCCCAGCAGCCCAACACTAACTCAGGCTCTGGTTCCTCCTCATCTGCTGAACCGAAGAG AGAAACTCTTCGCAAACGCACACTGGAGAAGCAACCAGTAGACTTCAAACGAGACGGCAAAATCCACAGGCTACGGAATCACCAGGACAGTGAGGATGAAAATAACACTTGGAACGGAAACTCTACCCAGCAGATGTAG